One Bradyrhizobium sp. ISRA464 genomic window carries:
- the rpmG gene encoding 50S ribosomal protein L33, with protein sequence MAKAVTIKVKLVSTADTGYYYVAKKNSRTMTDKLVKKKYDPVARKHVEFKEAKIK encoded by the coding sequence ATGGCCAAGGCGGTCACCATCAAGGTCAAGCTCGTGTCGACGGCCGACACCGGTTACTACTACGTCGCCAAGAAGAATTCGCGCACCATGACCGACAAGCTGGTCAAGAAGAAATACGATCCGGTCGCGCGCAAGCATGTCGAGTTCAAGGAAGCCAAGATCAAGTAA